agcaggaggggtggagacgggcagctgggcaggtGGAGAGGACCTGTCGCCAGCGAGGCAGGGTTGGCAGGCCGGCAAACTAAAGACTCGAAGCCTCTGGCTGTGAAACACGGTGGGGTGCGGAAAGGGGAGAAACGCCcactctcacaggagagttcagtCGGCAGTGGGGCTCCAGGGGAGCGAGTCACACTGTTCctgccctgacccctcccccacagacggGGTTGGGGGCGAGAGAGGCCacccatccatgtttctttccccctctttcttcttcctttcccttctctctaaaaatgaataaatagaatcttagAAAAGAAATCCTACCTTTAACATCTCTGTGAATGATCTGGTTTTCGTGGAGATACGAGAGGCCACGGAGTAACTGTTCAGTGTAGTTAATCACTACTGACTCCTTGAAGGCTCCGTATTTACTGAGCAAATGAGCCACAGACCCCCCTGCAAGACAAACATAGAACAGGAGTATCATCATACACTGAAGCCAGAACGGGAATTATGTATCACACTTGAACGACATCAGGCTGCACCTGTGAGCTCACATCCACACCTGCATTTGAGGTGTGCACTCACACTGCGTCAGAAGGGACACTGAGCTAGAAGCTAGCACAGCTGAGTCATCTCGAAACCTATCAATTAGGAGACTTTCATGGAACCCTCACGGACTAGTTTTTTGGAAGGTCAAGATTTCAGAAAGTTTCAAAAGTTAACAATTTTGCATGCGACTATTTCTTAAATGCACAATTTGCTTGTCTTTTAGACCGAGATGCACCGAGCGCCTGTGTCAAGGCCGTGAGCAGACGGTGCTGACCTGTCACGGGCAGAGGAGGGATCGGGGCAGAGCCGCAGACCCAGCGGAGGCTTGGCAGCCAACTGCTCACCAGCCGTGACCTGGAGGACCCTCAGGAGCACGTGTTTGTACTCACCAACCTCCACGGCACCACCGACCCAGCCACGGCCCACACCGAGCATGCACTCAAGAACGGACGGCGGAGGTCGAGGTGGGCACCCCGGGCCCGCCCTGCCGGAGACACACCAGGCTACAACCAGGTGGGGCGACCGAAGACGAGCCGAACAGTGTATCCGGCCCCACAGATACAGAGAAGCCGCGTGGAAACacgaaggaggggcagagacaggtcTGATCAGGACCCTGCCACAAGCATGGTGACTCCTGAGTGGGAGAGGTGCCACAGCCCGGTggtcccccctgccccaggggcacTGCACCAGGAGGAGGACCCCTGACCAATCCCCGCCCACGTGAAGGGAAACTGCTGGTGGGACCCCAGCAGTCCCGGCCCAGCTTTCCCAGGACGGGGCATTTTACCTGCACAGGAGACCCTGAAGCACCTGCCCAGGGGACTGGGCCACTGGGCCCCACGAGACACCTTCCACCTAGGACCACGCGTACAGGACTGGGAGGTGTGGCTGATCCACCGAACACGCGGAAGGGATACAGAGGGAGGCAAAACGAGGAGACGGAGGAGCATCTTCCGAATGAAAACACCGCAAAGCCTGAGAGACGGCGCCCAGGGGAACAGGTGAGCAGTCCGCCGGGCCGCACACTGGAGAGGACAGCCCGCAGGACGCCGGCGGACGCGGGGGAAGCGCGGCAGCGCCCTCGGGACGGAGCGGAGGTGAGGCTGCGCCCCAGGGAGCCACGGCAGCCGGTCAGAGGACGCAGGACAGAGGAGTGGGTGCGCGGCACCGCGTCTGCGCAGCAGGAGGAGCGCGGCCTCTAGCGGGGGCCGCCGAAGCGACCCCGGGGACGACGTCAGGGTCCCAGCAGTCAcgtcatgggggggggggggggggcagagggaggcaagGGACAGGAAACGGGTCTGGAGAAATGACGACTAaagactgccccccccccccggggaaggGCACAGACAGCCGGTCCAGGGGGCGCGGAGGCCCACCCAGGACGCGCCCTCATTAGGGCGAGGAGGGCGCCTGGAGGGCGGCCGGCTTCCGGTTTCCGGCCCGGCGCACCGGAAGGCGGGcggctgcagggggcggggcggggcggcacaGGGTTCCGGGGGACGACAGGAAACGCCTCCGGCCCAGCGCGGGCGGCCTGGTGCGGCTCGTGCTCAGACACGAGGGAGAGAACGAGCCTCTCACACCGGCGGGAGCCGAGGCAGGCGGCCGCCAGCACCGACCCGCACGGGAACGCGCGGCCGGCAGGGCGGGGGAGGCCGGAAGCGAACCCGAGAGAGCGCGGGGGCAGCTCCCCGCCGGAGGACGGAGGACGGACGCCGAGTAAGCCTGGGGGGGACCGGCCGACCCGCCCACGGGGCTGGTGCGAGGGCGGCGGGACAGAGGCCGAGAGGCCACGCGCGAGCACGACCACTAACGCGGGAAACGACTTCGACCACATAGGGCGCGGGAGCGTTTGGAGTGCGCCCCGCCCTCGGCGACCGCCGAGTCACAGGGCTCGCGGCACCGGGGCCCCGTCCCGCACCGGGGCCCCGTCCCGCACCGGGACCCCGGGCAGACAGGCAGCGAGGGCGGGGAGCCCAGCGAGCGCGACCCCGGCGGAGACCGCCGGCCCCTGGAAGAGAGCGGGGGGCGGCCGGAGGGCGACGAGAACtaccaggaggcagggagcaaCGGGACGGCGGCGGACACAGCCCGTCTGTCCACCACGACGTGGACTGGAGCGGGTTAGGCGCTCCAGTCGGGGGGCCCGGGGGGCCGAGGGGGCGGGAAAAACAAACGCCCCTCTGCGGGCGCCTGCGAGGGGATGCGCGTCGGGCGCGAAGGCCCGCGGGCCCGCAGGGAAGGGCGGGGGCAgaccgcgggggggggggggggggtactacTGCGCGTCCGCCGGGCGGCGCGGAGGGACACAGAAGGGCGCGGCGCCGCGCCGCGAGGGAGGAGGCGGCCCGGGGCCGGTctgagggggcggggcgcccAGCGTTGGGCGCGGCCGGACGCCGAGGGACAGACCGGCGGCGGCGGTGCGGTCACGGGCCCCGCTGGGGGCTGAGTGGGCCGGAGCGTGCTCTCGCGTTCCGAACGGTTGTGGGGTCGGCCCCTGGTCGCGGCGCGGACGGGAGGCCACCGGCGGACATTTGTCCTTCGCGTCACACCGATGCCCCCGTCACCTCCCTGTCTCCAGAGCCAACAGGCGTCTCCTCGGGCGAGGTGAGCGGTGGAGAACAAAGCCGCCGCAGGGGCTTGCACGGCCCGCTCGCAGCAGCGGGCGAGCCGTCTGCACAGGGACCGGCGGAGGAAGCCGCGCGGCAGAGGCGGCAGAgccctgccccctttcccctgCGCCGGTGCGCACGGGGCCGCTCCAGGAGAGGCCGCGCGCTGCGCCGCGGGACACGTCTCAGCAAACTCAAGAAGCCGGGATCTCACACCGCGCGTGTCCTCCGACCACGGAAACGCGGAACTGGAAACCAGTTGTGAGGaggaaaccagaaaaacaaacacgtGGAGACGAAACAACCACCTTCTACTGGACCTGCCGCAGGATAACAAGGAAATCAAGGAGAAGTAAAAAACGCCTCAAGACACCACGCgaacaatcccatttacagcCGCACCTCAGAGACTAAGGCAGCTGGAAATAAGTTTGACCAGAGAGGCGCGAGGCCTGCTCTCGGAACGTCTGAGACGCGGAGGAGACTGAAGAGGACACACGGGCGGGAGGGCGTCCCGTGCTCACGGGCTGGGGCAGTCAATGTCTTTCCAATGTCCAGACTGCCCGAAGCAAGATACGGATTTAGTACAACCCTAGTACAACCCTATCAGAGCACCAACGGTGCTCTTCTCTGAACTGGAACGAATAATGTCACAGTTTACATGGAAACACACAAGACCCCgagtagccaaagcaatcttgagaaagacgAAGAGGGCACTCTTGAGAAGGACGGTCCCTGATTTCAGAACTAGACTATACAGCTATAATAATCAAAGTAGGACGGTACTGTCACACAACAGACACGTAAGTCAACGGAACAGACTAGGAAGACCAGAAATTAACTGacacttatatggtcaattaatccaCAACAAAGGAGGTGGGCACGCCCAAGGACAAGATGGTCTCTCTGATACATGGTGTGAGGAAAACCGAACCACTTtctataccacacacaaaaagaaattccagatggattaaagacGGACATGTAGGACCTGAAACTATGAAACTCCCGTAAGAAAACACAGGCACAAACTCTGACATCAGTCTTAGTAATGTGTGTTTGGGATGCGTGTCCTCAGGAAAGgacaacaaaagggaaaaaacaaacaaatgggactacatcaaacaaaagcTTTTGCACattaaaggaaaccatcaacagaacaAAGTCAACTGCTCAGTCAACGAAGAGGAGAAGACATTCACATTGATATGTCTGATAAGAGGTCAAGGTCTGAATACACAAAGAACCCGTACAGCTCAAcatcaaaaaaccaaacaacccaaaaaagaagagaagaggaaaaggaaaaacacccctaacaaaccttttaaaaatgggcagaaaacctgaacagacacttctccaaagaggacatgcagatgacCAATGGACATAAGGTGCTCAACAGCAAtaatcagaaagatgcaaatgtAGATCAcagtgagctatcacctcacgcctgtcaggatggccatcatcaataagtcCACAAACGACAAGTGTTAGTgcggacgtggagaaaagggaaccttcatgcactgctggtgggcatgcagagtggtgcagccgctgtggaaagcagtatggagatatcacaaaaaaaaaaattaaagctacaaatgacccagcaagtccactctTGGGTATTCCTCTGAAGACACAGAAAGCAGCGATTGGAAAAGGTATGTGCGCATCCCTACGTTCGTCGCTGTGCCATTTACAGCACGTGAGAAATGGGGGCAGTCTAGGTGTCTGATGGCAGCTGCGTGGGTAAAGAAGGAAGAGCGCTGCTCCGTCACTAGGAAAGATGAAACCTTGCCATTCGTGAGACCCGGGCTGGACCTGGGGGGGGTGTGCTGTGCACTGATGTGAGTCAGGAAGAGACAAACCACAGGATCCCCGccgcaggcagcagctgaaggacACGCAGATGAACAAGTGGGATGGCTCGGAGACATGAGCTCCCAGACGGGCACCGTTGTTGGGgagagggcgggggcaggggcgggctcTAGAGGCTTGAGTTCCCGCCTGCACAGTGAGTCAGCCGCAGGGTTGCAGCGCGTACGACAGGTACGGGAGTGCACAGCGTTGCCCTCACTCTGGCAACGGGTGGTCAGAGACTTCGAGTGCTGGCCCCTCATAAGGCATGTACGTGCGGAATCACCATGTCACGCGCCCGTGCACACACTGCCACTGCGCCTCCACCAGGAAGGACTGATTTGTAAGTGGGCACACGCCCTTCAAACACAAAATGCAGTGccatcttccctggctggcgtggcgGACAAGGTTTGATGTCACACACCAGTGCCTGCTGCCTAAGGTGAATCTTCACGTCACCTCTTAATCAGTGTTAAGACATCTCTTGTACCTGTCCAATTAATGAAGGCCACCTAGAAAAATATGGATCTTATACCTAGAGGATAAAAAAAACAGTTCCTATGAAACAGTGCTACatgatcattttaaaagaaacgCCGAAAAAGTTTAAGAGGTAGAAGTGATGGATGCCTTATTTGTGTCTCCGTGAAGGACAACACAGTGTCCACCGTTCACCCCACTGCATCGGGGATGGCCCACTTTCAGAGGCCGGGCTGTCAACAGAAAGGTGGTGCGTTCGCTAGCAGAGCACTGAGCCCGCGCGCTGCACCCGCTCTGCAGCATGGAAGGCACCCACCTGCCATCCACTCGATGAAGAGGTTGTAGTTGCTCTTCTCGCACGTCGCCCCCAGCATCCTGATGACGTTGGGGTGGCTCAGATGGCTCATCATCCGTATCTCTTCCCTCAGcgcctccaccacctcctcctgctcCGACGACGTGTTTCTGACGTACGTCACCTGTGCCAAGAAACCCCATGCTCACAGAGCCTGGCATGGCCATGGTCCCCGTCCCTGTCAGCAGTCTGACCCGGACAGGTCCGCATGAGCTCCTCTGTTACCAGCTGATGGCGTTCGTGCTCGTGAGTGTGGTGTAgaccctttacagaaaacctGGCCCAACTCTCTGAGAGAGTAAGAATCTTGCTTTAGAACGAGTGAAACGATCAGGAAAATGACCAAAAAGAAAACGGGCCTGGCCAGTCCTCCAGAACCGCCGAGGACGACGCCGAGTGGGGACGCTTGGTCCCGGGGGAGGGTCCCGCGTGAGGTGGGAGTGCAAGCACTCGCGTCTCCCTGGCTCGGCGAGCGCCCGAGCTCTGGAAGGTGGACCACAGAGCCCCGGGGGCCTGTGTGTGGGTCCCCtcgctggagggaggagggaagcccagCTCTACCAAGAATACAACACAGATGAGGCCCCAAACAGCCTGCACCTGGAGCCGCGCCCAACAACCGTGGGCTCACTTTCCCAGAGCGCGTGAGGCCTCAGCACCATCTCCGTTGAAACGGAGGTTTCCGGAAACCTGCAGACCCGAAGCCTGAACATGCAGGGCCGCTCGCTCTCAGGCCCGCTATCTCAGCCCCTTTTGTCCAAGCTGCACAAGCACCTGTTTCACAGCCATCAGGGTGCCGGTCCCCACGTCCTGGGCCTGGTAGCAAGACGAAAAGGCCCCCAGGCCTATCTGCTGGCCCTTCAACCACTCCACGTCTTCCCGGTAGGGCAGCTTCGCCGTGGTGTGCCCCGGCAGGGTCTCCGGCGTCTGCACAGGGAACGAGAGCATCTCTTGACTGTCACGTCAGAAaagggagaggctgtggggctggCCTGGCCAGACCCTGAGCTCGCTGTCTGGCTTCCCCAGCCACCCGGGGACTGTGCTGGTGACAAACGCCCAGGCAGAGGGGCCACCACGGCGAGGCTGGACCAGAAGCGCCCCGAAACAGGCAGGGGCAGTTCTGTCCCAACAGTGGCACAGACGCTACGACTGATCCTACGAGGAGAACCCCCTTTCTAACGAGGAGCTCACGTTCAAGTGACGCCCCTGCGCAGAGCGCACGCCGGGCCGCCCCGGGAGGCCCACACTCACGTCCTGCTGGATGATGATGacgtcctccccgccccccacctgcagcTGCGGCACGGCGGGGAGCGCGTCCTGCGACGCCGACATGGCCATGGCCATGGCCAAGGCCGCCTCCTCCTCGGCCTCCAGCTTCTCCTTGCACTTCTGGTTGTGGGTCACGTCGTCTTTGTAGGTGTTGTCGCTCTCGTCCTTTTCAGGGGAGAGGACGGCCACCTCCGACTTGAAAGTGACTGTGGTGTCACTCGAGGGCATGGACGCCTCCAGGAGATCCTCGATGCTGGAGTTGAGCTCCGCGTTGACATCCAGCCTGCCCTTGTCCTCCACGGGGGTGAACACTGTCTGGTCGCTGGGGATGACGGCGTGACTGCTGCTGCCGAAGCTGCCGTCACCCCCGCACGGGCCGTCCAGGTCGAGGGTCAGGCTGTGCTGGGCAGCGTCGCCCTGTTTACCAGAACTGCCAGGGGGCGGCCGAGCTGGCTTTGGcctgtggatggagctggagggcGGGGGCCCGCACTGAGTGAAGACTGGGGAGAGCTTGTCCGAGTCTCTGTCTTCAGAGCAGTTTCTCTGGAGCTGCAGGGAAAACTTGCGCTGCGTCTGGGGGGATGCAGAAGGAGCTTTGCAGGGAGCGAACCCCTGAGGTCTGGGCCTGGAGCCGTCGGGCACGGCCGGGGCAGAGGAGGACGGGGCTGACAGGGCTGGGGGCGCgaagggggagtggagggagaggggggacgAGCTTAGACACTGGCTGAGGGGTCTGCCCTTGGTCTGCATGGCGGGCTTTGGCTGCTCTGTCGTGGCCGAGCCCGAAAGCCCCATGGAAAGGCCGGCCAGCCTGTCGGAAACGTCCTCGGAGCTGGCACTCAGCCTCGAAGCCCGCAGGCCCCTCCCAGTTCTCCCCGTGGGGTCCGTGTGCTCGGCGGGGCTGTGCTCCGTGGCTCCCGGGGGGCTGTCACGGCCCGATACCCGCAGGAGGCCACCCTGTCGACTGTCCAAAGCGTCCTCACTGCCCAGCTGCAGGGCCTCGGCAATGTCCACCTCCTCCGCGATGGCCATCAACCGGCGGCGCATCCTGGCAAAGTGGGCGGAGCCGGACGCGCTCAGCATCTCCAGCAGCCTGGAGAACACCCGGGGCACAGCGGCGACCATCCGCGCGGAGCTCAGGTAGACCCTACGGGAGAGCTTGCCCACCATGGCGTGGGGGTTGTCGATGGACTGCAGCGCGAAGCTCAGGAGCGACAGCAGCTTCTTGTACCTGTGAGGGAGACGTGCCGGGTTACCACGCAGGTCACCATTGCTGCAAAACACGTGCAGGCGGTGGGAAGGCGGGATGAGCCACAGCGGTGCGCCAAAAACCCCTGAAGTGACCCGCCCAGACTTCAGGTCTTGATGTGAGTCAGATGGCAGTAACCACATGCACAACCTGCAATTTCTGCGTCTTTCCCGAACCTAAAACGTAGTGTCCGTGGGGGCTGGGGTGCgcgctggggcaggggggcagacGAAAACCCACCTGACTTCAACAGGCTCAGCTTGGGAAGCGTCAGAGCTGACGATGTGGGGGTAGAACTCAGCAGGAAACTCCAGCAGCAGTCTGTCGATCAGGCAGAGGCGGCCCAGGAGCTCTTGCCAGCTGTTCAGTTCCGTTTGGTTCCCAAGAATACAACTCACGACAAAGTCAACACCGCCGACGCCAATGGACCCTGTGGAGAGGAAGGCAGTGGGGAGTGACCAACACGGGGCGATGCTGAGGTCTCACACAAAACATGAGCCGACAGCAGCGGGCGACCCAGCACCGGGGCTGTGCTGGGTCAGGGTCTGCTCTCGTGGGTTCTCGTGCCGTTTGATGCCCGCTGACGGAGTCAGCTTACACGTCACCCTGAAATCCCGTAACTGCGGCACCAGAAGTTACAAGATTGGACAGTCTACTAAGGACAACAGTAAACCATGCTATGTCAACGTTAAGTAAAAAGTCATTACCAGCTTTGAGTATTTCTCTGCCAACCGCCAACTCCCCTGCTTGGCCCTTGCAGAGCTCCAGCAGCGTCGAGATGGACAGCTGGCTAGTGCGGCTGGAAAGGAAAGGACGCGGCGTCAGACTGGGCACTGGGCGGGTGCGCACCAGCGGGGCCATgaggcggggctggggagagaggcgTTCCCCAGACTGCCCGCCTTTCCACCGCCGAAGCTGCGTTCACGGTGCCGCTATGAATAACCACAGTCATCAGTGGGTCTCGCTCCCTGAATGCTGCCCCGCCCTCCACGGTGAGCACAGAGTCTTCGCTCCCGGCTCTCAGACGGCAAGCACCGACTTCAGTGTCAAACCAGGTAAGAGAAAGGCTTGCTTCATTAGCATATTTTGTTAAAATGAGAAAGACTCAAGAcattttggtttcttcattttcagTAGACTTTCCCgaagtgaaaagaaaaccttCCTAATCCAACCCTTTGTATTCTCCTATATAGCAGAATGAGTTCCAAACACAAAAATCTCTTCACGGTGTTTCTTGCAGCATTCATTGAAGCGACCCGGTAAACAACCTGAgcttaaaattttagaaagcagACGATGAAACAAATGCCGCAAGAGCACCGAAGGTCTCCGAAAAAGACTCACTCTACCACTGGAAGTGCCGTGAGTTTTCTGTGCGTCTCACAACCGCTAACCTGCCTTGCGGTTCTCAGGGTCACAGCGCTCTCCCTGAGCCACGAGAAAGCCTGAGGCTGCCAGCCTGCGGGCTCGTGCGCCggagtgggtgggaggcaggctgcACAAGCCAGGTGCCGGGCTGAAGCTGAGCAACTGGCGCTGAGCCTGGCACACTCTACGCCCCGTGACCTTGAAGGGGACCCTGCGCACTCTACGCCCCGTGACCGAGGGGGACCCAGCACATTCCACACCCCGTGACTGAGTGGGGCAGGGCGCTGCGAGCAGGGGCAACCCAGGACCCCTGACTCTCCTCACCGCCGAGGCCCGGCACACACCCGTCTGGGTGGCTGTGCTTGCTCAGCGACAAGGAACCTCCCCACCGGTGGAGTGGGGCCGGGCGGGCCAGGGCGGGCCGGAGCAGGGTGGGCGGGAAGAGGGGCCGGGAGTCTGGGGGACCTGCAGCCATGCTCGTCGCTCCTGTCCACAGACCTCATGCTCCCCCCCAGTCCTTACCCTCTAACGAGGGTCACTCTGGTCCCTTGTCGATGTTTGAGGAGGATGCAGGGGTGCATAGAGTTGGGGGGTGGCTGTTATTTGACATCAGCTGTCCTAATTAGAGTGAAATTCCATCGCACAGAAAATAACGACATTGCTTCTTTCTCTGGGAGGGGTCCCGATGACCAGACAGTCGGGCAGGAAGACCCCACTGGACCCTGCCCTGTGTCACCCAGGCTCTGAAGGGGAGTGACGCTGACAGTCACGCATGCCGGCTCCCGTCCCACTGGCCGGCAGGGAGACGAGGCTGTCACTGGATGGTGAAGGGCTCCCGCACGGAGAGCTCGGGCGGGTCCTGGCCTCGTCCTCCCCGGGCCCGGGGCctccctgaacacacacacacccggcACGCGGCCTCACCTGCCGCCGCCAGGGGCACGAGGAGGCCGGGCTGCAGGGCTCACCTGTTGGAGTCCGCACACTTGACCAGGATGGTGTCCACCACGGGCCGCAGGAGCCGCTGCAGCCGGAGCCTCTCCGCCAGGCTGTGGCACGGCGTGTACACCAGCATGGCCCGCAGCGTTTTCTGGGGGCGAGACCGGGGCTCAGGTCAGCCGCCCCGAGGGCAAACGCTGCTGCGGCCCAGAGCCGCTCACAGCTTCAGAGCCGGGCAGAGGCCCGGCGGCGGTGGTGGAGGGGTTTCCATTTCAGACCCAGCAGAAACTGCTTCCGTTATTTTACGGCGAGAAAGCGAGAGTCTCAGAGTCCTGAGGTCACGCTGCCAGGGGACGGGAGACCCAAACCGTGCGCCGGGGGCCCTGTGCCCTGGACCCTGTGTGCTCCTGGTCGTCCCGCCCCCTCCAGAGAGACAACTTCTGGCGGGTGAGGCTGGAGGGGCTGCTCGGGAGTGATCTGCCGTGGAGCCCGTCTCCCTGGGAGCGCTCCCGCCTTCCCACACGGGGACGGTCACCGAGAATCAGCTCCCGTCCACGTCCACCGGCAGCAGGTCGAAGAGACCAGAGCAACCGACCGCCCTGCTCTCCCCGGGTCAAGGGCTTTGATTTGGTCGTGTGGGAGGGAGACGCGGAGATGCGAGCAGCACAGCACGGCTGCAGCACGCAGCACACGGGTGCAGCACGCAGCGCACGGGCGCAGAGGGGCACAAGTGAGAGCCCATGGATGAAGAGATCAAATGGGAAACTGCAATGTCCTGGGACCATGAGAGGAAAACCAAGTGACATTTTCCTGGACCCCGGCAACGCTAAGCGAGGACCCACGGAAGCCCGGCCGCCCGCCCCGCGATGCTGTGGTTACGGAGTGAAGCTACTTACTAAAGCCGCAACGTACACTTTGTACACGGGGTCCGCACACACCATGGACAGGACGCTGCAGCAGGCCCCCACCACATCTGCCGGGGTGCTGGGCGCGGGGGGCCCTGGGGCGGCGCTGGGGCTGCCTCCACCCCCGGAGTGACCGGCGCTCTCCCCGTGGGCCAGCAGCAGCGCCCCGCTGACGTCGTGGGAGAGGCGCCGGAGGGCCATCTCCCGGATGCTCCAGTTCCTGGAGAACAGGCAGCCGACGAGTTCCGTCCCGAACACCTGCAATCACACACACAGGGAGCTCAGCGTGTGGACTTGGAGCGCACCTGAAGCACCTGAGTGCAGCCTGACCTCTGCGGCCGGAGGGAAGCTGGGCTAGGCTTGGACCTTCTCCGTGCACTCGGTCTTGAGCACGTCAAGCCACCTTGACGGCGTCGGGCAGGAAGGTACGCCCAAGGCTGGGTGGCGACGACAAACAGTCCTCGACGCCTACTAGTCCAGGTGAAGTGAGGACTGAACTCCAGGGACCGGACGGACAGACCCGAGGGAGCAGACTCCCTCTgcacccccacgcccaccccaggACAAAGCGTGTCCCCGAGGAGCCCGGCGTCGTGCTCGCAGTCACGCAGCCCACAGGGGCAGTGCTGAGGCGAGACTGAGAAACGCCAAATTGAGAAAGGCCTGGACGCAGGGCGCCTCTCCCAGGGAGCAGCGGGCAGCAGAGCTTTTGGGCTTTGTCATGCACGAAGAGGTTAAGAAAACTAGATGGAAGAGGTGGGACCGCAGCCGACAGGGTGGGAAAATCGAGACGACAAAGGAGAAAACACTCGTGCTCCCACCAGCTGGGGCGTGCCCCACCTGCGCCGGACCTGCGCCGCGTGCCCACGGCCCAGCCGGCAGCCCCTGGCCACAGAGTCACAGCCTGGCCAGGAGGACAGTGTGCAGGCTGCACCCCCGGGGCCACTTCGCTGGGAGGGAGCTCACTGCCTGCGTCGACTCACACGGAGGAGGTTCCTAAGGACTGGGGATGAGGACACGGTTTTGGGAAAACAGTCACGGCATTCGCACGCGTGTGCGTGACCGAAGTGACACCGGAGGAAAAGGACCCCCCGGACACAGTGCGCGGGGTCTGTGCTGGTGCTGGCAGGCAGCAGCCGCTCTCTGGGGCTCGGCGCCGATCGACGGGACAGTGCTCACGAAACACCGGGCGTGTGCAGCCCGGCGCAGCCCGAAGTGTGAGCGAAGCACGTGAGGCCACAGCCTTGCAGCGCCGGCAGCCGGCACCTCGGGGTCAACCTGAGTGTCCTCTGGGGGCCGCCAAGGGGCAGGGGGCCTGTGCCAAAAGCTGCTAACGAACTAGGCAGGGAAAGGTAGGTGGTTCAGTTTGCAGGCTCCACTGGACTTGTCACGGGTATCGACACGAGAAATGGACACACACGGGAGAAGGGGCCACCCCGGGGTCCCAGGCAGGCGCCGCAATGACTGCTCTGGCCATGAGGGCACTAGACGGGGCTGGCCAGGCCGCTGCTACGCCGAGCTCCCTGGGGCCCCCGAGGACACTGTCCGGTTCGGATCCTAGGTGACACGGGTGGCAATGAACAGGCCGGCCCCCGAAATGCCGGTCCCCTGGGGGGACAGAAGCTCCCATCGGGAGAGGCGGCGAAGGAGGGGACTGTCCTCAGGACGGGAACCGCCTCAGCTCAGGGGGCGCTGCGTCTCTGCTCCTGTTCCCACGCTTGGGACCCAAGAAGGTGGGACGCAGTGGCTGCGTCCACACGGCTGCGCTCTGTGGGGCGGCGGAGGCCCGGGAGGCGGCTCTGTCCCGGAGAGCGCAGTGGTTTACGCTGGTGGTTCAGAGAGGTGCTTCCGGAGGCTGGGCCCAGAGCCCTGAGCTCTGGGAACACGTGTGGACACCGGCGGCAGTGAGATGGACGTCGCATCGGTCTAAGAGCCCGACGGAGCCACGCGAGCACCTTCTCAGCGCAGAAGCCACGGGCGGAC
This sequence is a window from Phyllostomus discolor isolate MPI-MPIP mPhyDis1 chromosome 3, mPhyDis1.pri.v3, whole genome shotgun sequence. Protein-coding genes within it:
- the MAP3K1 gene encoding mitogen-activated protein kinase kinase kinase 1 gives rise to the protein MAAAAGSRASSSGLAGAEASGGSLQSGGGRERADWRRRQLRKVRSVELDPPPAPPSASRSPSPSPEPAGGSAAQPVLEPPPPGAASRAGAHVPEPGDRGDPSRAGTEPAEPPPAAAGLEMESRETPRGLPRMDDRPEERLIREKLKATCMPAWRHEWLEKRGRRGPVVVKPIPVKGDGPEVGACAAESQGEGQTSPASPAPKGRRSPSPGGSPSGRTAKPESPGVRRKRASPVPFQSGRTTPPRRAPSPDGFSPYSPEETGRRVNKVMRARLYLLQQIGPNSFLVGGDSPDNKYRVFIGPQNCSCGRGAFCIHLLFVMLRVFQLEPSDPLLWRKTLKNFEVESLFQKYHSRRSSRIKAPSRSTIQKFVSRMSHSHPASSPSTSASSSENSVKDEEEQLCPICLLGMLDEESLTVCEDGCRNKLHHHCMSIWAEECRRNREPLICPLCRSKWRSHDFYSHELSSPADAPSSLRAAQPLRRTPESGFHLTHFGAQQVPPAHKDLAEPWVQVFGTELVGCLFSRNWSIREMALRRLSHDVSGALLLAHGESAGHSGGGGSPSAAPGPPAPSTPADVVGACCSVLSMVCADPVYKVYVAALKTLRAMLVYTPCHSLAERLRLQRLLRPVVDTILVKCADSNSRTSQLSISTLLELCKGQAGELAVGREILKAGSIGVGGVDFVVSCILGNQTELNSWQELLGRLCLIDRLLLEFPAEFYPHIVSSDASQAEPVEVRYKKLLSLLSFALQSIDNPHAMVGKLSRRVYLSSARMVAAVPRVFSRLLEMLSASGSAHFARMRRRLMAIAEEVDIAEALQLGSEDALDSRQGGLLRVSGRDSPPGATEHSPAEHTDPTGRTGRGLRASRLSASSEDVSDRLAGLSMGLSGSATTEQPKPAMQTKGRPLSQCLSSSPLSLHSPFAPPALSAPSSSAPAVPDGSRPRPQGFAPCKAPSASPQTQRKFSLQLQRNCSEDRDSDKLSPVFTQCGPPPSSSIHRPKPARPPPGSSGKQGDAAQHSLTLDLDGPCGGDGSFGSSSHAVIPSDQTVFTPVEDKGRLDVNAELNSSIEDLLEASMPSSDTTVTFKSEVAVLSPEKDESDNTYKDDVTHNQKCKEKLEAEEEAALAMAMAMSASQDALPAVPQLQVGGGEDVIIIQQDTPETLPGHTTAKLPYREDVEWLKGQQIGLGAFSSCYQAQDVGTGTLMAVKQVTYVRNTSSEQEEVVEALREEIRMMSHLSHPNVIRMLGATCEKSNYNLFIEWMAGGSVAHLLSKYGAFKESVVINYTEQLLRGLSYLHENQIIHRDVKGANLLIDSTGQRLRIADFGAAARLASKGTGAGEFQGQLLGTIAFMAPEVLRGQQYGRSCDVWSVGCAIIEMACAKPPWNAEKHSNHLALIFKIASATTAPAIPPHLSPGLRDVALRCLELQPQDRPPSRELLKHPVFRTAW